Proteins encoded within one genomic window of Triticum aestivum cultivar Chinese Spring chromosome 2D, IWGSC CS RefSeq v2.1, whole genome shotgun sequence:
- the LOC123048694 gene encoding acid phosphatase 1-like: MAALDLRRWLMVLLVGLLAAFQVADGAPWFWPPGGDDPDGCLSWRVMVEANNAKFWRAVPAPCIGYVWAYMSWGQYGRDVSSAADQIAAYASQAPAAGDGLDAWVLDIDDTCLSNLPYYQAKQFGAYDPAAFKAWASRGACPGIPAMVRLFWALKGGGFRVFLLSGRDEEALGASTAANLAAAGFAGYDRLILRSAGYRGQSSVVFKSAERRRLAAEGYRIRGNVGDQWSDLQGDCAGDRVFKVPNPMYFVP, from the exons ATGGCCGCTCTCGACCTGCGGCGGTGGCTGATGGTCCTCCTCGTAGGTCTCCTCGCCGCGTTCCAAGTGGCCGACGGGGCGCCGTGGTTCTGGCCGCCGGGCGGCGACGACCCCGACGGCTGCCTGAGCTGGCGGGTGATGGTGGAGGCGAACAACGCCAAGTTCTGGCGCGCGGTGCCGGCGCCCTGCATCGGGTACGTCTGGGCCTACATGTCCTGGGGGCAGTACGGCCGGGACGTGAGCAGCGCGGCGGACCAGATCGCCGCCTACGCCAGCCAGGcccccgccgccggcgacggccTCGACGCCTGGGTCCTCGACATCGACGACACCTGCCTCTCCAACCTGCCCTACTATCAGGCCAAGCAGTTCGG GGCGTACGACCCGGCGGCGTTCAAGGCGTGGGCGAGCAGAGGGGCGTGCCCGGGGATACCGGCGATGGTGAGGCTGTTCTGGGCGCTCAAAGGCGGAGGCTTCAGGGTTTTTCTTCTCTCCGGGAGAGACGAGGAGGCTCTCGGCGCGTCCACCGCCGCCAACCTCGCCGCTGCCGGGTTCGCCGGGTACGACCGGCTCATCTTGAG GAGCGCCGGGTACCGCGGGCAGAGCTCGGTGGTGTTCAAGtcggcggagcggcggcggctggcggcggaggggTACCGGATCCGCGGCAACGTCGGCGACCAGTGGAGCGACCTGCAGGGCGACTGCGCCGGCGACCGCGTCTTCAAAGTGCCCAACCCAATGTACTTCGTCCCCTGA